In the genome of Acidimicrobiia bacterium, one region contains:
- a CDS encoding amidohydrolase family protein: MTRRAFVAGGAVTVVGGLAAAVGAFGGGGGKNRRGVRSIPGVTRIPTEASHTFELVVRGGRVIDPESGYDYVADVGIDDGTVLAISESSLTGVATIDAAGLVVSPGWIDILSYEPNSYGIWYKIADGVTTNLGLHGLQARAADFFARWGSEADRPPTNYGGAFSNYWTRSVALGMSIDDAATSTQIDQLVAMCDEDLNNGYIAVDFEPEYSPGVAFDEIKALAEVAKQHDVPCTFHGRYSDDVSPGTNAETLAEILRVATETGARVHVEHIISTGGTYTMEQSLATLEEARAAGIEVTACTYPYDFWATYLASARFNDGWQERFHISYEDLVIVGTGERLTASTFASHQRENELTAAYAIPESDVRLALQSDFVMLGSDSILEPGDRNHPRSTGCFARAIGRYTRELEVIDLKSALAKATILPARLTEAGAPAMRKKGRLQIGADADLTIFDPATLADRSTVENPGVESEGVRYVLVAGQVVRDLTGNHQEVRPGVPILKG; this comes from the coding sequence ATGACGCGTCGCGCCTTCGTGGCAGGAGGAGCGGTGACCGTCGTCGGTGGGCTGGCGGCCGCGGTCGGCGCGTTCGGCGGCGGTGGAGGAAAGAACCGTCGCGGGGTTCGGTCGATACCGGGTGTGACGAGGATACCGACCGAGGCCAGCCACACGTTCGAGCTCGTGGTTCGTGGCGGGCGGGTCATTGACCCGGAGTCTGGTTACGACTACGTGGCCGACGTCGGTATCGACGACGGCACCGTGCTGGCGATCTCGGAGTCGAGCCTTACCGGTGTGGCGACGATCGACGCAGCGGGACTCGTCGTGTCGCCGGGCTGGATCGACATCCTCAGCTACGAGCCCAACTCGTATGGCATCTGGTACAAGATCGCCGACGGCGTCACGACCAACCTCGGTCTCCATGGCCTCCAGGCGCGCGCGGCGGACTTCTTCGCGAGGTGGGGCTCCGAAGCGGATCGACCTCCGACGAACTACGGCGGAGCGTTCAGCAACTATTGGACGCGCAGCGTCGCGTTGGGCATGAGCATCGACGATGCGGCGACGTCGACCCAGATCGATCAGCTCGTCGCGATGTGCGACGAGGACCTGAACAACGGCTACATCGCGGTCGACTTCGAGCCCGAGTACTCGCCCGGTGTCGCGTTCGACGAGATCAAGGCGCTCGCCGAAGTCGCCAAGCAGCACGACGTGCCGTGCACGTTTCACGGGCGCTATTCGGACGACGTTTCACCCGGGACGAACGCAGAGACCCTCGCCGAAATCCTGCGCGTCGCGACCGAGACCGGTGCCCGCGTGCACGTCGAGCACATCATCAGCACCGGCGGCACCTACACGATGGAGCAATCACTCGCGACGCTCGAAGAGGCCCGCGCCGCGGGCATCGAGGTCACCGCGTGCACGTACCCGTATGACTTCTGGGCCACCTACCTGGCTTCGGCCCGGTTCAACGACGGTTGGCAAGAGCGCTTCCACATCTCGTACGAGGATCTCGTGATCGTCGGCACCGGCGAGCGGCTCACGGCGTCGACCTTCGCGAGTCACCAGCGCGAGAACGAGCTCACGGCCGCGTACGCGATCCCCGAGTCCGATGTGCGCCTCGCGCTCCAAAGCGACTTCGTGATGCTCGGGAGTGACTCCATCCTCGAGCCAGGCGACCGTAACCACCCGCGATCGACGGGGTGCTTCGCGCGCGCGATCGGCCGGTACACGCGCGAGCTCGAGGTGATCGACCTGAAGTCCGCGCTCGCGAAGGCCACGATCCTCCCGGCGCGCCTCACCGAGGCAGGTGCTCCGGCGATGCGCAAGAAGGGGCGACTCCAGATCGGCGCCGACGCCGACCTCACGATCTTCGATCCGGCCACGCTGGCCGATCGTTCGACCGTCGAGAATCCCGGCGTCGAATCGGAAGGCGTGCGGTACGTGTTGGTAGCGGGGCAGGTGGTGCGTGATCTCACAGGAAATCACCAGGAAGTCCGCCCGGGCGTGCCGATCCTCAAGGGGTAG
- a CDS encoding rod shape-determining protein, whose protein sequence is MSASWYSNVIGRDMAVDLGTANTVVYVRGQGVVLNEPSIVTINSRTGDILAVGSEAKRMLGRTPSHIQSIRPLKDGVIADFDICEKMLRYFIQRVHQRNRWAKPRMVICIPSGITGVERRAVQEAAEYAGARKPVMVIEEPMAAAIGAGLPIHEPAGNMIVDIGGGTTEVAVISMGGIVSAESSRVGGDEFDEAIMSFMKREYSLSLGERTAEEVKLKIASAYPLEEEFYAEVRGRDLVTGLPRTVTVTTQEIREAIEEPVAAVIDAIKVTLDKTPPELAADVMERGIMLAGGGSLLLGLETAIEAETGMPCRRAKNPLYTVVLGSGQCLEQFDVLRQVLISGPDD, encoded by the coding sequence ATGAGCGCGTCCTGGTACTCCAATGTCATCGGCCGCGACATGGCCGTCGACCTGGGCACCGCCAACACGGTGGTCTACGTCCGCGGCCAGGGCGTCGTGCTCAACGAGCCGTCGATCGTCACGATCAACAGCCGCACGGGCGACATCCTCGCCGTGGGTTCCGAGGCGAAGCGGATGCTGGGTCGGACCCCGAGCCACATCCAGTCGATCCGCCCGTTGAAGGACGGCGTCATCGCCGACTTCGACATCTGCGAGAAGATGCTCCGCTACTTCATCCAGCGGGTGCATCAGCGCAACCGGTGGGCCAAGCCCCGAATGGTCATCTGCATCCCGTCGGGGATCACGGGTGTCGAGCGACGCGCGGTGCAGGAGGCAGCCGAGTACGCCGGCGCCCGCAAGCCCGTGATGGTGATCGAAGAGCCGATGGCGGCGGCGATCGGTGCGGGGCTCCCCATCCACGAGCCGGCAGGCAACATGATCGTGGACATCGGTGGAGGGACGACCGAGGTCGCTGTGATCTCGATGGGCGGCATCGTGTCGGCCGAGTCGAGCCGTGTCGGTGGCGACGAGTTCGACGAAGCGATCATGTCGTTCATGAAGCGTGAGTACTCGCTCTCCCTCGGCGAGCGCACCGCAGAAGAGGTCAAGCTCAAGATCGCAAGCGCATATCCACTCGAGGAGGAGTTCTACGCCGAGGTCCGCGGACGCGACCTCGTCACCGGACTCCCGCGGACCGTCACCGTCACGACGCAAGAGATCCGTGAAGCCATCGAGGAGCCGGTGGCGGCGGTCATCGACGCCATCAAGGTCACGCTCGACAAGACGCCGCCGGAGCTCGCGGCCGACGTGATGGAGCGCGGCATCATGCTCGCGGGTGGTGGGTCCCTCTTGCTCGGCCTGGAGACCGCGATCGAGGCGGAGACGGGCATGCCGTGCCGACGGGCGAAGAATCCTCTCTACACCGTCGTGCTCGGCTCGGGCCAGTGTCTCGAGCAGTTCGATGTGCTCCGGCAGGTGCTGATCAGCGGACCCGACGACTGA
- the ndk gene encoding nucleoside-diphosphate kinase, which translates to MMSERTLVLCKPDAVERRLVGEIVSRIERKALRVVAMELRTIDADFAGQHYEEHREKPFFGELVAFITRGPLVAMVVEGGPDTWKVVRGLMGATNPREAAPGTIRGDLALVTGENLVHGSDGPESAEREIARFFPDL; encoded by the coding sequence ATCATGAGCGAACGCACGCTGGTCCTCTGCAAGCCCGACGCCGTCGAGCGACGACTCGTCGGCGAGATCGTCAGCCGCATCGAGCGCAAGGCCCTGCGCGTGGTCGCGATGGAGCTGCGCACGATCGACGCCGATTTCGCGGGTCAGCACTACGAGGAGCACCGCGAGAAGCCGTTCTTCGGCGAGCTCGTCGCCTTCATCACCCGGGGCCCTTTGGTTGCGATGGTGGTGGAGGGCGGACCCGACACCTGGAAGGTGGTCCGCGGCCTCATGGGTGCGACCAACCCGCGGGAAGCGGCACCGGGCACCATCCGTGGCGACCTGGCGCTCGTGACCGGCGAGAACCTCGTCCACGGCTCCGATGGCCCCGAATCCGCAGAACGCGAGATCGCGCGGTTCTTCCCGGATCTCTAA
- the mreD gene encoding rod shape-determining protein MreD has product MVLRRVRLVLLVITLVVLENTVFRHMRIFDAIPSLCLIATVAVAYEEGPQTGAIFGFTSGLAIDMLLSGTPVGLSALSFALTGYLFGVFQGGLVREVRGISPLLAIAGGLVGGTIFLVVGGIAGSDDFFTLTQVRIVIVAALYDGLVAPLVFVFARWANHDPDRARGWR; this is encoded by the coding sequence GTGGTTCTACGCCGAGTTCGACTGGTCCTGCTCGTCATCACACTCGTGGTGCTCGAGAACACCGTGTTCAGGCACATGCGGATCTTCGACGCGATCCCCAGCCTCTGCCTCATCGCGACGGTGGCGGTCGCGTATGAGGAGGGACCGCAGACCGGCGCGATTTTCGGATTCACGAGCGGTCTGGCCATCGACATGCTCTTGTCGGGCACACCGGTCGGCCTCTCCGCGCTCTCCTTCGCGTTGACGGGCTACCTCTTCGGAGTGTTCCAGGGTGGTCTCGTGCGGGAAGTGCGCGGCATCTCCCCGCTGCTCGCGATCGCGGGCGGCCTCGTGGGTGGGACGATCTTTCTCGTGGTTGGAGGGATCGCGGGCTCTGACGACTTCTTCACCCTGACACAGGTGCGCATCGTGATCGTCGCCGCGCTCTACGACGGCCTCGTGGCGCCACTCGTGTTTGTCTTCGCGCGTTGGGCGAACCACGATCCCGACCGCGCCAGGGGCTGGCGATGA
- the mreC gene encoding rod shape-determining protein MreC — MVVYRREGRHRSVLLAIVISSLLLVTLDSRGNGVIDSVRTGVRDASAPVRSVVEDVFSPVRDLAGGLTDYGSLRDENAELRRRVTKLEGQISRDRAVGGKVGELERLLDLPTAEDATGIAARVVGSAAGNFERTVEINKGTSSGVFVGQPVVAGNGLVGRVTRVSRTLATVTLVDSPEIGVGVRLENTDVRGLTEAHTGEREVLLKFLEIFEPTGAPLPKCTESSSPDTCIAEGEFVFTASTDDAAFPPDIAVGIIESYTRATTDLEATIKIRPVVDLDDLTYVKVLRWPEPKTKTS, encoded by the coding sequence ATGGTCGTCTATCGGCGAGAGGGTCGTCATCGCTCGGTCCTGCTCGCGATCGTCATCAGCTCGTTGTTGCTCGTCACCCTCGACTCGCGAGGCAACGGGGTCATCGACTCGGTCCGCACCGGCGTGCGTGACGCGAGCGCTCCAGTGCGCAGCGTGGTCGAGGACGTGTTCTCGCCCGTGCGTGACCTGGCTGGTGGCCTGACCGACTACGGCAGCCTCCGCGACGAGAACGCCGAGCTGAGACGACGAGTTACCAAGCTCGAAGGGCAGATCTCGCGAGATCGGGCGGTGGGCGGGAAGGTCGGCGAGCTCGAGCGGCTTCTCGACCTCCCGACCGCTGAGGACGCGACCGGCATTGCTGCTCGTGTGGTGGGTTCAGCGGCCGGCAACTTCGAGCGCACGGTCGAGATCAACAAAGGCACGAGCTCGGGCGTGTTCGTCGGGCAACCGGTGGTGGCGGGAAACGGACTCGTCGGCCGCGTCACCAGGGTGTCACGCACTTTGGCCACGGTCACGCTCGTCGACTCGCCCGAGATCGGTGTTGGCGTGCGGCTCGAGAACACTGACGTGCGCGGCCTCACCGAGGCCCATACCGGGGAGCGCGAGGTCTTGCTCAAGTTCCTCGAGATCTTCGAGCCCACGGGTGCACCGTTGCCGAAGTGCACCGAGAGCTCTTCGCCAGACACGTGCATCGCCGAGGGCGAGTTCGTCTTCACTGCATCCACCGACGATGCCGCCTTCCCGCCCGACATCGCCGTCGGCATCATCGAGTCCTACACCAGGGCGACGACGGACCTCGAGGCGACGATCAAGATCCGACCGGTCGTCGACCTCGACGACCTCACCTACGTCAAGGTGCTGCGCTGGCCCGAACCCAAGACCAAGACCAGCTGA